The sequence below is a genomic window from Lolium perenne isolate Kyuss_39 chromosome 7, Kyuss_2.0, whole genome shotgun sequence.
CAACAATTAGCGTTGATATTTTTTTTGCAGACCTAACCCATAAATGCATCCCATATATTAGCATGTATGTGAAATCCTAACTCATAAATGCATCCCATATAACAAATAGAAGATTTAGTCTATTACCTTTGGCCGAAACGGTGGTGCAAAGCGAGAATGCGGTACCGGGGTGTTCTACAACAGAGAAATTGTCGTCAAATCATTAGATTCAAGGTTGGAAGTTGGGTTTCCGAAGTTATTGGTCCATACGCAGTGAGGCAGACAGCTTCTTACCAATAAGACCCGATCGACCTGCGCAAGGAATGAAAAGGATGATGAGGGAAGACACGACTAAATAATGGATTCCAAATTATAAGATGACAGCGTGAGGTGAGCAACCCAATCGACTAATACATGTATTCAGTCTCAAGACCGCTGGGCGGGAGGTGATGGTAGTGATGGGGGTATGAACAATGTGGCTGACCACCCTATAACTTCAACATGTTAATAGAGGAACAGATAGAGATGAAACTAAAATATGTACAACAAGGGGAGCATATGAATAGTGATATAGATCCAACTAAATATGAAATGCAGAAAACAAATAGAGCATTTTTTTCTTCTGGAAACCAGTAGCTGCAGATCTTAACGTACGAATCCTATATAATTTGGAGGATGAAAGAAGACCACATGCCAATTCAAGCATCAATCATTTGTATCCGAAGTATTCAATTCCAGGTAAATATTTCAGAGACAGCTTTCTGCACATATGAATCACTGTAACAATTGGTTCTTTTCTTTCTGCTAAATAACACAAGACAAATTAAGGAATAAATATTCAGGTATTTAACAAAATGAGCCATTTTTTCTTGTAAACCAAACTTGAGGCATGGAACAATTTCTATGAATCTTGACTCACCTGTGGGAACTTGACAGACCATCCTCGTCTCCATCTCGGCAGCAGCGGCCATGGCCGAGCTCGAGCGACCGGCAGAGCCTGGCCAGCCACAACACGACACTAAGACAAGCCAGGGATGGAGAATGGAGACCGATGGGAGATGCAGCTCGCCACCGACGGTCTATATTCGTCCTCCGTCAAGCCTCTATTCACCAGTCCTTCTCCACACGACACTAAGAAAATCCAGGATGGACAATGGAGGTTAACAAGAAAGTTCCAAACCTGAAACTAATATTCATAACATTAACCGAAACTTCCAATCAATCCCTCACACCAAAACAAAGTCAGATAAATAAACTACAAAACTAATTTTAGGAACTGGAGGCCGGTCGTTCTACAGACAAGTCGTAGTAGTCTTGATTCATTCTGAGCCAATactgagagagagagacagacctGAGATGAAGTTTGAGCCGTGAACTTGTCCCGTCGCTGCAACACCATGCTGGCCACATGTACCAGATCCTCACGCATCCACCCCAAAGAAGCAGCAGGCCCTCTCCAACCAGTCACCTCCGAATCGATCTGCCACCCGCAGGAGCTGCACATCGCCACATCGCTCCACCCTAGCCCGCTTCTTGGCTTCCTGCATCGATCCCTCGAACCAAGTTTTGACCGGATCCCATCGATGCAGAGCTGAAATCTTTGCCTTTTCCCTGCACGCACACGCAAGCCGGCCCGCAACGACGCTCTAGCCGGCCGGCGGCGCGAAGGGCGGCGACCGAGGGATGGGGAAGGGAACCACCTGCTCCGCCCCTTCGTGCACAACTCCTTGCTGGGCTGCTCAGCTCCCTCGATGTCGTCGCTCCACCTTCGGCGCTCCCGCTCGCTGCTCAGCACGGTTGATGTCATCGCTCCACTGGCCTCCCATCTCTCTTCCGGTAAAGTGGAGTTCTAGAGAGGGACGTGGGGGAGGAAGAGGGGCTAGCGGCGGGGatggcggcggccgccgccgcacGCGGACGGGAGCGGAGGAGACGGCGACAGGAAGAGGAGTGGGGATAGGGGGAAGAGAGCACGCGCGGCGATTGGCGAGGAAAGGCCCGATCTACCCCGCGTGGAGAGATATTTTCCACGGCCGGCGCCAGCGAGCCCAAACTGAAAACGACCCGTAGACACTGATGCGTGGACCGGGCCAGCCATGGGACCCAGATGCAACCAGAGGCGGGTAGGACACGGATGTTGCATGGCTTTCTCTAGCGGTAAGGTGCTCCACAGCCAATCAGGAAGTGTCGTTGCTTCCAGAATAGACGGACGAGATTTAAAGtgtgacaaccactataaagatcGGACGGCTCACGTGCGCTGAGCGTTGTGAGGCCCCCTATGGAGGCatcaattatacctttagatgcgCTAGGTTTTTTACTTCCGTAATTGTGGGAATGGGGAAAATATTCGCTTGGGACGGACGAGGCAAAAAGAAATCCCCAATCTCCATTTCCCTAGTGGCCTTCGCCGTCGGCCGGCGAGCCACCGTCGATGGCGTGATGCAGCTCGAGTCACGTTGCTAGCGCTCAACTGAGAGACCATGGCGGGAGTCGCAGGGGCGTGCAGCATCAGCGCCCCCTCCGCCGCCCGCATCCTGCCGGAGGAGGTTGTGGTGTGGGAGATCCTCGTCCGCCTGCCGGCGAGGGAGCTCCTGCGCTGCCGCGCGGCCTGTCAATCCTGGCGCCGCCTCACCTCCGCCGCCGATTTCCTCCTCGCCCACCACCAGCACCAACCGTCGCTCCCCCTCGTCTCCTTCAGCGCCAAAGACCGTGACGAgcagggctacttcgacaaagtgGTCGACGCCTTCGACCACCGGCTAGTCCCGGCCGAGCGCCGCCGGCCGGTCCTCGGCTTCCGCGATCGCAGGGATGGCCGCGTGGTGCTCCACGCTTCCTGCCACggccttatcctgctatccgtctcTACTCGTCGCTTCCAAATCAGCAACCCAGCTACGGGTCAGTGGGCTTCGCTGCCAGCTCTCGTCGGTGCCCATGTCGCAGGGATGTACCCGTCCGGCGAGGAGTACCGCATCCTCTACTGGAAGCAGAGGTTCAAGGGCGACAGCCCCGTGTACCACGTCCTCACCGTGGGCTCCTCGGAGGAGCCGAGATGCATCGGACTGCCTATAGCCTCCGCCCCTCTGAACCAGCTTTTCCTCGAAGGGATGAACCCTAGCAGTTCTCATCCACCAGTGCTTCTACACAGCTGCCTTCACTCGCTCCAAGGCCGGAAGCGCAGCAGCATGGTTGTCTTCGACACGGTGGGCGAGTCGTTCAGGCCGATGCGCTCTCCCTTTTTCGATGATGATTGGGATCCTTATCTGCACGAGATCGACGGTACGCTTCGCATCAGCTGCCTAAACAGCGTGGTGCTGAAGATCTGGGTGCTGCTGGACTACGACAAAGAGGTCTGGTCGCTCAGGTACCATGTTAAAGTTCCAAGGGTGGGCAGATTGTATGGCAGTTTCGACAGCAGCTCGAGCTATACCGTTGTATCAGAGAAGGGAGATATGCTGCTCTTCTTGTTCAACCGCATGTTTCACTGCGACAGCTAGGGCAAGGGGCTCGGGGAATTCAAATGGGAATCGTGTGATCCATGCAATGCTAAACATCTCTTCAAAGAAAGCCTTATCCGCCATGTATTCTTTCCACGACGAGGTTCCTGGGAAACGCCGTATTTTCTGCTAGGGCTACTAGGTACAGTGCTCATTCTTGGTAATCTTGTTTCCCTACTTATGTGAGTTTTTGCGCTGTTTACAGAACATAATACGAAGCAACCTTGGTGAACACATGGGCTTTATTGATGATCTATTGCATTTGCCGATAGATTTCTGTGCATCCTTGTATATAGTACTAAAATGCACATCTGGAGAAGTTTTTTGTGCCTTTTCTGCCTGCATTATTTGATGATTAATTAAGTCGCTATGATATATTCCTTAGTATCTACATCTTCTTCCTAATTTTACCTTGGCTAATCTTAATTATTTGTTGACTTTTAGTTACCTAATTCGTTAGATGCATCTCTCTAATTAAGCCAATATATTTTCTTGGTAGGTGGAAAAAGGAATCTCTTACTCAAGTAACTGAAGCAATCCGTACATGTAAGTATTTCAAACCTTGTCAT
It includes:
- the LOC127312331 gene encoding F-box protein At5g49610, with protein sequence MAGVAGACSISAPSAARILPEEVVVWEILVRLPARELLRCRAACQSWRRLTSAADFLLAHHQHQPSLPLVSFSAKDRDEQGYFDKVVDAFDHRLVPAERRRPVLGFRDRRDGRVVLHASCHGLILLSVSTRRFQISNPATGQWASLPALVGAHVAGMYPSGEEYRILYWKQRFKGDSPVYHVLTVGSSEEPRCIGLPIASAPLNQLFLEGMNPSSSHPPVLLHSCLHSLQGRKRSSMVVFDTVGESFRPMRSPFFDDDWDPYLHEIDGTLRISCLNSVVLKIWVLLDYDKEVWSLRYHVKVPRVGRLYGSFDSSSSYTVVSEKGDMLLFLFNRMFHCDS